Proteins encoded together in one Fragaria vesca subsp. vesca unplaced genomic scaffold, FraVesHawaii_1.0 scf0512996, whole genome shotgun sequence window:
- the LOC101315013 gene encoding uncharacterized protein LOC101315013: MHDPKNSQPARKPWYQRAIEMGTLWRSSISSPKHPTDQVTTPNATTLWKTITKSTNNNIPNSSNSSRHKLRKCASLKVATSFTRVCLCAPISSNNEIFRSELPPRRSNSYPRSKPLGTTTPPQDQRISNITTMMSTRRSTSERRVFRGKSLTDDVLMRRFVVEEEAMMHVRRRNQMEVIRRKSKMRRKNLGPSRLSRMVMAGEEDNS, from the exons ATGCACGATCCAAAGAACTCACAACCAGCAAG GAAGCCTTGGTATCAAAGAGCAATAGAGATGGGCACTCTATGGAGATCAAGCATCAGTAGTCCCAAGCATCCGACAGATCAAGTTACAACACCAAATGCCACAACCTTGTGGAAAACCATTACCAAAtccacaaacaacaacattcCTAATTCTTCGAATTCCAGTAGACACAAGCTGAGAAAATGTGCCTCCTTAAAGGTTGCGACTTCGTTTACTAGGGTTTGTCTTTGTGCACCCATCTCTTCCAACAATGAGATTTTTAGGTCTGAGCTCCCACCAAGAAGAAGCAACAGTTACCCGAGATCGAAGCCATTGGGGACGACGACGCCGCCGCAAGATCAAAGAATAAGCAATATTACGACTATGATGAGCACAAGGCGTAGCACTTCCGAGAGAAGAGTGTTTCGTGGGAAATCACTGACGGACGACGTTTTGATGAGGAGATTTGttgtggaagaagaagcaatgaTGCACGTCAGAAGGAGAAATCAAATGGAAGTAATAAggagaaaaagtaaaatgaggaggaagaatCTTGGGCCTAGTCGTCTTAGTAGAATGGTCATGGCTGGAGAGGAGGATAATTCATaa